The Panicum hallii strain FIL2 chromosome 9, PHallii_v3.1, whole genome shotgun sequence genome has a window encoding:
- the LOC112877605 gene encoding proteasome subunit beta type-6-like: MAAAHAGSSAAAGEAPTTGEHRIGTTIVGVCYDGGVILGADSRTSTGMYVANRASDKITQLTDNVYVCRSGSAADTQVISDYVRYFLHQHTIQLGQPATVKVAANLIRLLAYQNKNMLQAGMIIGGWDKYEGGQIFSVPLGGTILRQPFAIGGSGSSYLYALLDHEWREGMSQEEAEKFVVKVVSLAMARDGASGGVVRTVTINADGVKRNFYPGDKLPLWHEEMEPHNSLLDILAAGNPDPMVQ; encoded by the exons ATGGCCGCCGCTCACGCGggctcctctgccgccgccggcgaggcccCGACCACCGGGGAGCACCGGATTGGGACCACCATCGTCGGGGTCTGCTACGACGGCGGCGTCATCCTCGGCGCCGACTCCAGGACCAGCACCG GAATGTATGTGGCAAACCGTGCTTCAGACAAGATTACTCAACTGACGGACAATGTGTATGTCTGCCGCTCTGGATCT GCTGCTGATACACAAGTCATTTCAGACTATGTACGTTATTTCCTTCACCAACACAC AATCCAGCTTGGGCAACCCGCTACTGTCAAAGTTGCAGCAAACTTGATTAGGTTGCTAGCCTATCAGAACAAG AACATGTTGCAAGCTGGCATGATAATTGGAGGATGGGACAAGTATGAAGGAGGCCAAATTTTCTCCGTTCCCCTTGGTGGAACGATTCTGAGACAGCCATTTGCAATTGGAG GTTCGGGTTCAAGTTACCTATATGCGCTGCTTGATCATGAATGGAGAGAGGGAATGAGCCAGGAGGAGGCAGAG AAATTTGTGGTGAAGGTAGTTTCCCTTGCCATGGCCCGTGATGGTGCTAGTGGAGGGGTTGTTCGTACAGTTACT ATAAATGCCGATGGTGTGAAGAGGAACTTTTACCCTGGCGACAAGCTGCCACTATGGCACGAAGAGATGGAGCCCCACAACTCGTTGCTTGATATTCTCGCTGCTGGAAACCCTGATCCGATGGTGCAGTGA
- the LOC112877604 gene encoding acid phosphatase 1-like → MAPHRGGGDLVRLLVTLLLAATPLLAPIAAEPEAEVAATAPSQVASEEAADAVAAAAQQHLLPRPLVIELPSSSSSLARGADEGPDDVPADVRCASWRLAAEANNLAPWEAVPAECAAHVRAYLTGAAYRSDLELVARESAAYARAAPLGGDGRDAWIFDVDETLLSNLPYYADHGYGLELFDHLEFDKWVERGEAPGIPSSLKLYKEVLELGFKAILLTGRSEGHRGVTVDNLNKQGFHDWDKLILRTAADRKKTATTYKSEKRKEIEAEGYRILGNSGDQWSDLLGSSMSARSFKLPNPMYYIP, encoded by the exons ATGGCGCCCCACCGCGGCGGTGGCGATCTCGTCCGCCTTCTCGTGACGCTCCTCCTGGCTGCGACGCCGCTCCTCGCCCCCATCGCCGCAGAGCCGGAGGCGGAGGTGGCCGCGACCGCCCCGTCGCAGGTCGCGTCCGAGGAGGCCGCGgacgcggtggcggcggcggcgcagcagcacCTCCTGCCACGCCCGCTCGTCATCGAGCTCCCGTCGTCCTCGTCATCGCTGGCGCGGGGCGCGGATGAGGGCCCGGACGACGTGCCGGCGGACGTGCGCTGCGCGAGCTGGCGGCTCGCGGCGGAGGCCAACAACCTGGCGCCGTGGGAGGCCGTGCCGGCGGAGTGCGCGGCGCACGTGCGGGCCTACCTCACGGGCGCCGCCTACCGCTCCGACCTCGAGCTCGTGGCGCGGGAGTCCGCCGCCtacgcgcgcgccgcgccgctcggggGCGACGGCCGCGACGCCTGGATCTTCGACGTCGACGAGACGCTGCTGTCGAACCTCCCCTACTACGCCGACCACGGATACGG GCTTGAATTGTTCGACCACCTCGAGTTTGACAAGTGGGTGGAGAGGGGGGAGGCGCCGGGGATTCCCTCCAGCTTGAAGCTGTACAAAGAGGTTCTCGAGCTCGGATTCAAGGCCATCTTGCTCACGGGCAGAAGCGAGGGGCACCGGGGCGTCACGGTGGACAACCTCAACAAACAGGGGTTCCACGACTGGGATAAGCTCATCCTCAG GACAGCGGCTGACCGCAAAAAAACCGCGACAACCTACAAAtcggagaagaggaaggaaaTTGAAGCAGAAGGGTACAGGATCCTGGGCAATTCAGGGGATCAGTGGAGCGATCTGCTAGGCTCTTCCATGAGTGCGCGCTCCTTCAAGCTCCCCAACCCAATGTATTATATCCCATGA
- the LOC112874224 gene encoding transcription factor PHYTOCHROME INTERACTING FACTOR-LIKE 13-like: protein MDSNARPAVNQKKPIVTDDDLVELLWHNGSVVAQAQAHLRPAPSDRSGSSGLTGEETAAWFPDTLDDALEKDLYTQLWYSSIVDAAPHHGDTLPGPSSPPPPPELAHPVTPPVGSSGVESSWAGDICSTFCGSNQVPRTPAGVNRGKDASLQSEVPRGAGPGTSSSGGSGSNYGGSGLPSDSGHVQKGKGMCRDDSDSRSEDAECEATEEAKSSRRCGTKRRTRAAEVHNLSERRRRDRINEKMRALQELIPHCNKTDKASILDETIEYLKSLQIQVQIMWMTSGMAPMMFPGAHQFMSPMALGMNSACIPAAQGLSQMPRVPYMNLSLPNHIPLNSSPAMNPINSPSAANQMQNVHLREASNHFLHPGGGQTATPQVPGTHAYGPEIPQAEQHNRILEVPASTVAPTSMSGQPRTYGGA, encoded by the exons ATGGACAGCAATGCGAGGCCAGCGGTGAACCAGAAGAAGCCCATCGT CACGGACGACGACCTCGTGGAGCTGCTGTGGCACAACGGGAGCGTCGTCGCGCAGGCCCAGGCGCACCTGCGGCCGGCGCCCTCCGACCGCTCGGGCAGCAGCGGCCTCACCGGCGAGGAGACCGCCGCGTGGTTCCCGGACACCCTCGACGACGCGCTGGAGAAGGACCTGTACACGCAGCTCTGGTACAGTAGCATCGTCGACGCCGCACCGCACCACGGGGACACGCTCCCGGGCcctagctcgccgccgccgccgccggagctggcGCACCCGGTGACGCCGCCGGTGGGGAGCAGCGGCGTCGAGTCGAGCTGGGCCGGCGACATCTGTTCGACCTTCTGCGGCAGCAACCAGGTGCCCAGGACGCCGGCAGGGGTCAACAGGGGAAAGGACGCGTCATTGCAGTCGGAGGTGCCGCGCGGCGCCGGCCCCGGTACATCGTCGTCCGGCGGGTCCGGAAGCAACTATGGGGGATCCGGGCTGCCGAGTGACAGCGGCCACGTCCAGAAAGGGAAGGGGATGTGTAGAGACGACTCGGATAGTCGGAGTGAG GATGCCGAGTGTGAGGCAACTGAGGAGGCCAAATCATCGAGGCGATGCGGGACGAAGCGCAGGACTCGCGCAGCTGAAGTTCATAATCTCTCTGAGAGG AGAAGAAGAGACCGGATCAATGAAAAGATGCGCGCCTTGCAAGAGCTGATACCGCACTGCAACAAG ACTGACAAAGCGTCGATATTAGATGAGACAATTGAGTATCTGAAGTCCCTCCAAATACAAGTTCAG ATCATGTGGATGACTTCTGGGATGGCACCGATGATGTTTCCTGGTGCTCACCAATTCATGTCACCAATGGCTCTAGGCATGAATTCAGCTTGCATCCCTGCAGCACAAGGCCTAAGTCAGATGCCAAGAGTACCATACATGAACCTTTCCCTGCCAAATCACATCCCTTTGAACTCATCTCCAGCTATGAATCCAATTAATTCACCAAGTGCCGCAAACCAGATGCAAAATGTTCATCTCAGGGAGGCAAGTAATCACTTCCTTCACCCAGGTGGCGGGCAAACAGCAACACCTCAG GTACCTGGAACCCATGCTTATGGACCTGAAATACCACAAGCTGAACAACACAATAGGATACTGGAAGTGCCAGCTAGTACTGTCGCGCCAACCTCTATGTCAGGACAACCGCGTACTTATGGTGGAGCTTAA